The following proteins are co-located in the Triticum aestivum cultivar Chinese Spring chromosome 1A, IWGSC CS RefSeq v2.1, whole genome shotgun sequence genome:
- the LOC123169890 gene encoding uncharacterized protein has product MELFKDARSVRLRSHLGTYLCALDGVAVSHGHRRNSRGTVWAVELAGDDYVRLQGHRGLYLGATELPADVLGRGRGTRACCGVVQGSPSCPNDNAFLWSPLREGEHLALSGPYGRLLRARFGRTPQDNSVTVDLDADPEESSWVVEVVPAAEAALLLLPSPPRPCRAHSCDARLEAATSESDTASSVLARVRSSKDMTSSLATVEEEPLSTPAPRLIFYNTARDDGGVDEFDEGTWKYFSFKEQSLAALHRRLEEETRRQDFVVCRRSGPGLFPVVLDLPPGNSQMEFVLVPASPPAVADGVV; this is encoded by the exons ATGGAGCTCTTCAAGGACGCGCGGTCCGTGCGGCTGAGGAGCCACCTGGGCACGTACCTCTGCGCGCTCGACGGCGTGGCCGTCTCCCACGGCCACCGCCGCAACTCCCGCGGCACGGTCTGGGCCGTGGAGCTCGCCGGCGACGACTACGTCCGCCTCCAGGGCCACCGGGGCCTCTACCTCGGCGCCACCGAGCTCCCCGCCGACGTCCTCGGCCGCGGCCGCGGCACCCGGGCCTGCTGCGGGGTCGTCCAGGGCTCGCCGTCCTGCCCCAACGACAACGCCTTCCTCTGGTCGCCGCTGCGCGAGGGCGAGCACCTCGCGCTGTCCGGGCCCTACGGCCGCCTCCTCCGCGCCAGGTTCGGGCGGACGCCGCAGGACAACTCCGTCACCGTCGACCTGGACGCCGACCCGGAGGAGAGCTCCTGGGTCGTCGAGGTCGTCCCGGCCGCGGaggcggcgctgctgctgctgccgtcgccgccgcggccctgcCGCGCCCACTCGTGCGACGCCCGCTTGGAGGCGGCCACATCGGAGTCGGACACGGCGTCCAGCGTCCTCGCCAGGGTGCGCTCCTCCAAG GACATGACCAGTTCACttgctacggtcgaggaggagccCCTGTCGACGCCGGCGCCGCGGCTGATCTTCTACAACACCGCCAGGGACGACGGCGGCGTGGACGAGTTCGACGAGGGGACGTGGAAGTACTTCTCGTTCAAGGAGCAGAGCCTGGCGGCGCTGCACCGCAGGctggaggaggagacccggcgccAGGACTTCGTCGTCTGCCGCAGGAGCGGCCCGGGGCTGTTCCCCGTCGTCCTGGACCTCCCTCCCGGCAACAGCCAGATGGAGTTCGTCCTCGTCCCGGCGTCCCCTCCTGCAG TGGCAGATGGTGTTGTTTAG